Proteins encoded in a region of the Excalfactoria chinensis isolate bCotChi1 chromosome 16, bCotChi1.hap2, whole genome shotgun sequence genome:
- the SLC7A4 gene encoding cationic amino acid transporter 4, producing MARWLPRSTDLTRFCQKLNRVKTLEADMMETSFNRCLSTIDLTLLGIGGMVGSGLYVLTGTVAKEIAGPAVIVSFIIAGFASLLAALCYAEFGARVPKTGSAYMFTYVSVGEIWAFLIGWNVLLEYMIGGAAVARAWSGYLDSIFNHKIKNFTETHVGSWQVPFLAHYPDFLAAAILLVATAFISFGAKVSSWLNHVFSAISMGVILFILIMGFVLAQPKNWSAQEGGFAPYGLSGIMAGTATCFYAFVGFDVIAASSEEARNPQKAVPRAIAFSLGLATGAYILVSMVLTLMVPWHTLDPDSALADAFYRRGYSWAGFLVAAGSICAMNTVLLSNLFSLPRIVYAMAEDGLFFQVFSRVHPRTQVPVIGIVVFGLLMALLALVFDLEALVQFLSIGTLLAYTFVAASIIVLRFQQQKADGPAQPAGSQPNTEQREGIAAPELKEYESFSDKLQLVGSDKSKEHREPGQLKAAFEPYLEFLSDFYPGEVVTVAVVTLMVSAVCLCSILVFGNTHLHLPTWSYSLLLVLFSLGFVLSLLLIWAHEQQRSTQTFQIPLVPLSPALSIVLNIYLMLKLSYMTWLRFAIWLILGLLVYFGYGIWHSKENLREPRPQRVSARYVVFPSSSLEETVQAVQPSSQPAAGLPDTDTTEDKR from the exons ATGGCGAGATGGCTGCCCCGCTCCACGGACCTGACCCGCTTCTGCCAGAAACTCAACAGAGTGAAAACCTTGGAGGCCGACATGATGGAGACGTCCTTCAACAGGTGCCTTTCCACCATCGATTTGACACTGCTGGGCATCGGGGGCATGGTGGGCTCTGGGCTTTATGTCCTCACGGGCACCGTGGCCAAGGAGATCGCCGGCCCTGCCGTCATCGTCTCCTTCATCATTGCTGGCTTCGCCTCCCTCCTGGCTGCTCTCTGCTATGCTGAGTTTGGGGCCCGGGTGCCCAAGACGGGCTCTGCCTACATGTTCACCTACGTGTCTGTGGGTGAGATTTGGGCTTTTCTCATCGGCTGGAACGTGTTGTTGGAGTACATGATCGGGGGCGCAGCGGTGGCCAGGGCTTGGAGCGGTTACCTGGACTCCATCTTCAACCACAAAATTAAGAACTTCACCGAGACCCACGTTGGCTCCTGGCAGGTGCCCTTCCTGGCTCACTACCCTGACTTTCTGGCGGCTGCCATCTTGCTGGTGGCTACCGCCTTCATCTCCTTTGGGGCCAAAGTGTCCTCCTGGCTCAACCACGTCTTCTCGGCTATCAGCATGGGTGTCATCCTCTTCATTCTCATCATGGGCTTTGTTCTCGCACAGCCCAAGAACTGGAGTGCCCAGGAGGGAGGCTTTGCCCCCTATGGGCTGTCAGGCATCATGGCTGGCACAGCCACCTGCTTCTACGCCTTTGTGGGCTTCGATGTCATCGCAGCCTCCAGCGAAGAAGCCAGGAACCCACAGAAGGCCGTCCCCAGGGCCATTGCATTCTCCTTAGGGTTGGCCACCGGTGCCTACATCCTTGTGTCCATGGTGCTGACGTTGATGGTGCCCTGGCACACACTGGATCCCGACTCTGCCCTGGCTGACGCCTTCTACAGGAGGGGCTATTCCTGGGCAGGATTCCTGGTGGCTGCCGGCTCCATCTGTg CGATGAACACGGTCCTGCTGAGCAACCTCTTCTCCCTGCCACGCATCGTCTACGCCATGGCCGAGGATGGGCTCTTCTTCCAGGTGTTCTCCCGGGTGCACCCGCGCACACAGGTGCCTGTCATCGGCATCGTGGTCTTTGGGCTGCTCATGGCCCTGTTGGCCCTCGTCTTTGATCTGGAGGCTCTGGTGCAGTTCCTGTCCATTGGTACGTTGCTGGCCTACACCTTCGTGGCTGCCAGCATCATCGTGCTGCgcttccagcagcagaaggcGGATGGCCCCGCACAGCCAGCCGGCAGCCAGCCCAACACTGAGCAGCGTGAGGGCATCGCTGCCCCCGAGCTGAAGGAGTACGAGTCCTTCTCTGACAAGCTGCAGCTGGTGGGGAGTGACAAGAGCAAGGAGCACCGCGAGCCAGGGCAGCTAAAGGCAGCCTTTGAGCCCTACCTGGAGTTTCTCAGTGACTTCTACCCGGGTGAGGTGGTCACGGTGGCTGTAGTGACCCTGATGGTGTCTGCCGTCTGCCTCTGCTCCATCTTGGTGTTTGGCAACACTCACCTCCACCTGCCCACCTGGAGCTACTCCCTGCTGCTGGTCCTCTTCAGCCTGGGCTTCGTGCTCAGCCTCCTCCTCATCTGGGCGCATGAGCAGCAGCGCAGCACCCAGACCTTCCAG ATCCCCCTGGTTCCCCTGTCTCCAGCGCTGAGCATTGTCCTCAACATCTATCTCATGCTGAAGCTCAGCTACATGACATGGCTCCGCTTTGCCATTTGGCTCATCCTTG GCCTGCTCGTCTACTTTGGCTATGGCATCTGGCACAGCAAGGAGAACCTGCGGGAGCCAAGACCACAGCGTGTCAGCGCCCGCTACGTGGtgttccccagcagcagcctggaggagacggtgcaggcagtgcagcccagctctcagcctgctgccGGGCTGCCGGACACCGACACCACCGAGGACAAGAGATGA